A genome region from Micromonospora peucetia includes the following:
- a CDS encoding aKG-HExxH-type peptide beta-hydroxylase, whose protein sequence is MVLSPAQLAGLAAGHGDDATLKVLRAGQLGRRRLLTVAAARAGGDGPSVRECLALLTRAERADPAAVAHVLAHPPVTGWATTALRGHPDAGYLAGLAVAAAVRAGLPFTLTVPCPGGALLLPTVGGAVGLGAGLAVVRGVGGRYDGRPAPDGVAPPGLSVHGPAGAVYASTGGPGDGPGPARPWLPSRRITAFRDTPPAEVLVDDQDPYRHRYHQPPTARLDDAAAARLDRLTGRAWHWLTARLPAHARGLAALLRSLVPLTPPPSGHPVSATSRAALGAIAVSVPADPETLALLLVHELQHTKLGALLDLLPLHAPGGPARYRAPWRWDPRPVGALLQGTYAHLGVAEVWRCRRHEGVRSAFEYAYWREQTARAVTQLAGSAELTDDGRAFVTGMAGTLRGWGADGDGPVEAAARDVADGGAVRWALANLAPVDDDVDETAHAWRRGRRSPPPVTPPAVVPGAARPALTGDTGPEAAVRRRLLGTADRRSARPGVDPVPSRTGDAALHLDEADRAYATGDAPAALAGYSRRLTGDPGDTDALVGVALAAGRLGRTAAARVLTTRPDLVRALCHRLPGADPVAVATWLAGGPA, encoded by the coding sequence GTGGTGCTCTCCCCCGCCCAGCTCGCCGGCCTGGCCGCCGGACACGGCGACGACGCGACCCTGAAGGTGCTGCGCGCCGGGCAGCTCGGACGGCGGCGGCTGCTGACCGTCGCCGCCGCGCGCGCCGGTGGGGACGGGCCGTCGGTGCGGGAGTGCCTCGCCCTGCTGACCCGCGCCGAGCGGGCGGACCCGGCGGCGGTCGCCCACGTCCTGGCCCATCCGCCGGTCACCGGCTGGGCCACGACCGCGCTTCGCGGCCACCCCGACGCGGGCTACCTGGCCGGGCTGGCGGTTGCCGCAGCCGTCCGCGCGGGTCTGCCCTTCACACTCACCGTGCCCTGCCCCGGGGGCGCGCTGCTGCTGCCCACGGTGGGCGGCGCGGTCGGGCTCGGCGCCGGTCTCGCGGTGGTGCGCGGCGTCGGAGGACGGTACGACGGCCGGCCGGCACCTGACGGCGTCGCGCCGCCGGGGCTGTCGGTGCACGGGCCGGCCGGCGCCGTGTACGCCTCGACGGGCGGGCCGGGCGACGGTCCCGGCCCGGCCCGGCCCTGGCTGCCGTCCCGCCGGATCACCGCTTTCCGGGACACGCCCCCGGCCGAGGTGCTCGTCGACGACCAGGATCCGTACCGGCACCGGTACCACCAGCCGCCGACGGCCCGGCTCGACGACGCGGCGGCGGCCCGGCTCGACCGGCTGACCGGGCGGGCGTGGCACTGGCTGACCGCACGGCTGCCCGCGCACGCCCGAGGGCTGGCCGCGCTGCTGCGTTCGCTGGTGCCGCTGACGCCGCCACCGTCCGGGCACCCGGTCAGCGCGACCAGCCGGGCGGCGCTGGGCGCGATCGCGGTCTCCGTGCCGGCCGACCCGGAGACCCTCGCGCTGCTGCTGGTGCACGAGTTGCAGCACACCAAGCTGGGCGCGCTGCTGGACCTGCTGCCGCTGCACGCGCCGGGCGGGCCGGCCCGCTACCGGGCACCCTGGCGGTGGGACCCACGCCCGGTCGGCGCGCTGCTCCAGGGCACGTACGCGCACCTCGGGGTGGCCGAGGTGTGGCGCTGCCGGCGGCACGAGGGGGTGCGCAGCGCGTTCGAGTACGCGTACTGGCGGGAGCAGACCGCGCGGGCGGTGACCCAGCTGGCCGGCAGCGCCGAGCTGACCGACGACGGGCGGGCGTTCGTGACGGGCATGGCCGGCACCCTGCGCGGCTGGGGAGCCGACGGCGACGGGCCGGTCGAGGCGGCGGCCCGGGACGTCGCGGACGGCGGGGCGGTGCGCTGGGCGCTGGCCAACCTGGCCCCGGTCGACGACGACGTGGACGAGACGGCGCACGCGTGGCGACGGGGTCGGCGCAGTCCACCGCCGGTCACCCCGCCCGCCGTCGTGCCCGGCGCGGCCCGGCCCGCGCTGACCGGCGACACCGGGCCGGAGGCGGCGGTGCGGCGCCGGTTGCTGGGTACGGCGGACCGGCGGAGTGCGCGTCCCGGCGTCGACCCGGTTCCGTCCCGGACCGGAGATGCGGCACTCCACCTGGACGAGGCTGACCGCGCGTACGCCACGGGTGACGCGCCGGCCGCCCTGGCCGGCTACAGTCGCCGGCTCACCGGGGACCCCGGGGACACCGACGCGCTGGTCGGGGTCGCGCTGGCCGCCGGGCGGCTGGGGCGTACCGCCGCCGCCCGGGTGCTCACCACCCGCCCGGACCTGGTCCGGGCGCTGTGCCACCGGCTGCCCGGGGCCGACCCGGTGGCGGTCGCGACCTGGCTGGCCGGCGGCCCCGCCTAG
- a CDS encoding FxsB family cyclophane-forming radical SAM/SPASM peptide maturase: MRQLVLKVHSRCNLACDHCYVYRHADQRWRERPRLIAPDTVAQVARRLGEHLARHRLDRVRVVLHGGEPLLAGPAVLDRTIHTLRAALPPGALLDVGVQTNGVLLDEEFLALCHRHDIDVGVSLDGDQAANDRHRRYPDGRGSFADVAAALRLLARPEHRSRWAGLLCTIDLANDPLRVYESLLAFAPPRLDLLLPHGNWTTPPPRRRPGGAETPYGDWLVAVFDRWYSTTPRRTGIRLFESLIALVLGGRSGTRALGFAEPDIMTIETDGTIEGTDTLKTTDDASMRTGLDVFRHSFEEALRHPSLAGRPTGPEALAAECRACPVLSACGGGLYAHRFRAGAGFAHPSVYCPDLYRLIRHVQRVVATDVDALRRRALSTQQRR, from the coding sequence GTGCGGCAACTCGTGCTCAAGGTGCACAGCCGGTGCAACCTGGCGTGCGACCACTGCTACGTCTACCGGCACGCGGACCAGCGGTGGCGGGAGCGGCCCCGGCTGATCGCCCCGGACACCGTGGCCCAGGTCGCGCGGCGCCTCGGCGAGCACCTGGCGCGACACCGGCTCGACCGGGTACGCGTCGTGCTGCACGGTGGCGAGCCGCTGCTGGCCGGTCCGGCGGTGCTCGACCGGACCATCCACACCCTGCGCGCGGCGCTGCCCCCGGGCGCGCTGCTCGACGTCGGCGTGCAGACCAACGGCGTACTGCTGGACGAGGAGTTCCTGGCGCTGTGCCACCGGCACGACATCGACGTCGGGGTGAGCCTCGACGGTGACCAGGCCGCCAACGACCGGCACCGCCGCTACCCAGACGGGCGGGGCAGCTTCGCCGACGTGGCCGCCGCGCTGCGGCTGCTCGCCCGCCCGGAGCACCGGTCGCGCTGGGCGGGGCTGCTCTGCACGATCGACCTGGCCAACGACCCGCTGCGGGTCTACGAGTCGCTGCTCGCGTTCGCCCCACCCCGGCTGGACCTGCTGCTGCCGCACGGCAACTGGACCACTCCCCCGCCCCGACGCAGACCCGGCGGCGCCGAGACCCCGTACGGCGACTGGCTGGTGGCCGTCTTCGACCGCTGGTACTCCACCACCCCTCGGCGGACCGGGATCCGGCTGTTCGAGTCGCTGATCGCGCTGGTGCTCGGCGGTCGCAGCGGCACCCGGGCGCTGGGCTTCGCCGAGCCGGACATCATGACGATCGAGACCGACGGCACCATCGAGGGCACCGACACCCTCAAGACGACCGACGACGCGTCGATGCGTACCGGCCTCGACGTCTTCCGGCACTCCTTCGAAGAGGCGTTGCGGCATCCGTCGCTGGCCGGCCGACCCACCGGCCCGGAGGCCCTGGCCGCCGAGTGCCGGGCCTGCCCGGTGCTCAGCGCCTGCGGCGGTGGCCTCTACGCGCACCGCTTCCGCGCCGGCGCCGGATTCGCACACCCGTCGGTCTACTGCCCCGACCTCTACCGGCTGATCCGGCACGTGCAACGGGTGGTGGCCACGGACGTCGACGCCCTGCGCCGCCGCGCCCTGTCCACCCAGCAGCGGCGGTGA
- the fxsA gene encoding FxSxx-COOH cyclophane-containing RiPP peptide, translating to MAESELPHPPVEAGHALVRLGDIPLADLLAGAGDSVLAHVLGALVAGDEPGRQLDVSAFESSF from the coding sequence GTGGCTGAGAGCGAGCTGCCGCACCCGCCCGTGGAGGCGGGCCACGCCCTGGTGCGGCTGGGGGACATACCGCTGGCCGATCTGCTCGCCGGCGCCGGTGACAGCGTGCTGGCCCACGTGCTCGGCGCGCTCGTGGCCGGCGACGAGCCGGGGCGGCAGCTCGACGTGTCGGCGTTCGAGTCGAGCTTCTGA